Proteins found in one Paenibacillus dendritiformis genomic segment:
- a CDS encoding ABC transporter ATP-binding protein, with the protein MIHCEGLVKIYKTDDIEVVALQGLNLTVKQGELMAIIGNSGSGKSTLLNTLGGLDRPSAGTVRVGKWDLLKITDEQLVEYKRDTVGFIWQNNARNLLPYLTALENVEVPMMLGGKMDRAYAKELLEAVGLGHRMNNKLHQLSGGEQQRVAIAISLANRPQLLLADEPTGSVDTQTSDMIMDIFRRMNREMGVTVVIVTHDLTLAGKVDRVVAIRDGLTSTEFIKRNPNLDGGDDQGFAGQGLQDHHEAYVVVDRVGRLQVPKEYLEALQITDKASMEIDGDKIIIRTPKELEG; encoded by the coding sequence ATGATTCATTGTGAAGGCCTTGTCAAAATATACAAGACAGACGATATTGAAGTCGTGGCCCTGCAAGGCTTGAACTTGACCGTCAAGCAAGGAGAACTGATGGCGATCATCGGGAACAGCGGCAGCGGCAAATCGACATTGCTGAATACGTTGGGCGGCTTGGACCGCCCCTCTGCCGGCACCGTGCGGGTCGGCAAATGGGATCTGCTGAAGATAACCGATGAGCAACTGGTCGAATACAAGCGGGATACGGTCGGATTTATATGGCAGAACAATGCCAGGAACCTGCTTCCTTATTTGACCGCGCTGGAAAATGTGGAAGTGCCGATGATGCTCGGAGGGAAGATGGACCGCGCCTATGCGAAAGAGCTGCTGGAGGCGGTCGGCCTGGGCCATCGGATGAACAACAAGCTGCACCAGCTCTCCGGTGGGGAGCAGCAGCGGGTAGCCATCGCTATCTCGCTGGCCAATCGTCCCCAATTGTTGTTGGCGGATGAACCGACAGGGTCGGTAGATACGCAGACTTCCGATATGATCATGGATATTTTCCGGCGCATGAACCGGGAGATGGGGGTGACGGTTGTCATCGTCACGCACGATCTGACGCTGGCGGGCAAAGTCGATCGGGTCGTCGCGATTCGAGACGGCTTGACGAGCACCGAGTTCATCAAGCGGAATCCGAATCTGGATGGGGGTGACGATCAAGGGTTTGCAGGGCAAGGACTGCAGGATCATCATGAAGCGTATGTCGTCGTCGACCGCGTCGGACGCCTGCAGGTGCCGAAGGAGTACCTGGAGGCTCTCCAAATTACAGATAAGGCATCTATGGAAATAGACGGAGATAAAATTATTATCCGCACACCGAAAGAGTTGGAGGGGTAA